One window of the Roseovarius sp. THAF9 genome contains the following:
- a CDS encoding GNAT family N-acetyltransferase, which yields MTPDDMAVLHSRAFEGQGRAWSAGEFRDLLDRPHIFVVGDTKGFAVGQAVAGDAELLTLATDSDARRQGHGRAALQAFEAEAQARGSERLFLEVAADNAAALGLYRSFGFTELARRAKYYKRPDGGPVDALVLEKRLT from the coding sequence ATGACGCCTGACGACATGGCCGTGCTTCATTCGCGCGCGTTCGAAGGGCAGGGGCGGGCCTGGAGCGCAGGCGAGTTCCGCGATCTTCTGGACCGGCCGCATATCTTTGTGGTCGGTGACACCAAGGGCTTTGCTGTAGGACAAGCGGTGGCAGGCGATGCGGAACTGCTAACGCTCGCCACCGATTCCGACGCGCGGCGGCAAGGCCACGGGCGGGCGGCTTTGCAAGCGTTCGAGGCCGAGGCCCAAGCGCGCGGCTCGGAGCGCCTGTTCCTGGAAGTTGCGGCAGACAATGCGGCGGCGCTGGGGCTTTACCGCTCGTTCGGCTTCACCGAGCTTGCGCGGCGCGCGAAGTATTACAAGCGGCCCGATGGTGGGCCGGTCGATGCGCTGGTGCTGGAGAAACGCCTGACCTGA
- the tsaB gene encoding tRNA (adenosine(37)-N6)-threonylcarbamoyltransferase complex dimerization subunit type 1 TsaB, with protein sequence MTNAPLVLGFDTSGPWLGVLLLSGQDVLSDHYVDMPKGQAEALFPALGDALANGGAGWGDLDAIGVGIGPGNFTGIRISVAAARGLALSLDIPAIGVSILEAAAYGQDSPVLATRDAPRGQAYVQGFGMDTPLGPDLMAIDEIDTGLMEPGLVCVGTAAEAVAARIGARAVPATYAPASAIARIAATRWREDVPPPAPLYLKPADAAPTRDAPPVILDDA encoded by the coding sequence GTGACCAACGCACCGCTCGTTTTGGGATTCGACACCTCCGGCCCGTGGCTGGGGGTGTTGTTGCTTTCGGGGCAGGACGTTCTGAGCGACCACTATGTCGACATGCCGAAAGGGCAGGCAGAGGCGTTGTTTCCGGCGCTGGGAGACGCTCTGGCCAATGGCGGCGCCGGTTGGGGTGACCTTGACGCCATTGGGGTCGGCATCGGGCCGGGGAATTTCACTGGCATCCGGATTTCGGTCGCTGCGGCGCGAGGCTTGGCCCTGTCGCTGGATATCCCGGCTATTGGCGTCAGCATTCTTGAGGCCGCGGCATACGGACAGGACAGCCCGGTGCTGGCGACACGGGACGCACCCCGTGGACAGGCTTATGTGCAGGGCTTTGGCATGGACACACCACTTGGGCCGGACCTGATGGCGATCGACGAGATCGACACAGGCCTGATGGAGCCGGGGCTGGTCTGTGTCGGAACGGCGGCCGAGGCGGTGGCGGCACGGATCGGCGCACGCGCGGTTCCGGCGACCTATGCGCCGGCCTCTGCCATCGCGCGGATCGCCGCGACCCGTTGGCGCGAAGACGTGCCCCCTCCGGCGCCGCTGTACCTCAAGCCCGCCGACGCAGCGCCCACGCGCGATGCTCCGCCGGTGATCCTTGATGACGCCTGA
- a CDS encoding NifU family protein → MFIQTESTPNPATLKFLPGQTVLDAGTADFPSSETADKSPLAARVFGVEGVTGVFLGNDFVTVTKQDAVEWDHVKPAILGAIMEHFQSGQPVMVGDGPESGHAASEGEDSEVIDQIKQLLDTRVRPAVAQDGGDITFHGFERGVVYLHMQGACAGCPSSTITLKMGIENLLRHYIPEVTEVRPVGV, encoded by the coding sequence ATGTTCATTCAAACAGAATCGACCCCGAATCCGGCAACGCTGAAGTTTCTGCCCGGCCAGACCGTGCTGGACGCCGGGACAGCCGATTTCCCGTCTTCCGAGACGGCCGACAAGTCTCCGCTGGCCGCGCGCGTCTTCGGCGTAGAGGGTGTGACCGGCGTGTTCCTTGGCAATGATTTCGTAACCGTGACCAAGCAGGACGCGGTGGAATGGGACCATGTGAAACCCGCAATTCTAGGCGCGATCATGGAGCATTTCCAATCCGGTCAGCCGGTCATGGTTGGTGACGGTCCGGAGTCGGGCCACGCCGCCAGCGAAGGCGAGGATTCCGAGGTCATCGACCAGATCAAGCAATTGCTGGACACCCGCGTGCGCCCTGCCGTGGCGCAGGATGGTGGTGACATCACGTTCCATGGTTTCGAGCGCGGCGTGGTTTACCTTCATATGCAAGGTGCGTGTGCCGGTTGCCCCTCCTCGACCATTACGCTGAAAATGGGGATCGAGAACCTGCTGCGGCATTACATCCCCGAAGTGACAGAGGTTCGCCCCGTCGGCGTTTGA
- a CDS encoding universal stress protein — translation MRKFLVVLDDSRECLNAMRFAAMRAKNTQAGVEILAVIPPDEFNHWIGVGDIMREEARERIHAHFEVFAKWMRDKQGIDPELVIREGEPVAEIMAQVQEDTEIGVLVLGASADKKGPGPLVSQLSKNSGGLPIPITIVPGDLSKERLEAIT, via the coding sequence ATGCGCAAGTTTCTCGTGGTGCTGGACGACAGCCGGGAATGCCTCAACGCCATGCGATTTGCCGCGATGCGCGCCAAGAACACGCAGGCCGGCGTTGAGATTCTCGCGGTAATTCCGCCCGATGAATTCAATCACTGGATCGGCGTGGGCGACATCATGCGCGAGGAGGCCCGCGAGCGGATCCACGCGCATTTCGAGGTCTTCGCGAAGTGGATGCGAGACAAGCAGGGCATCGACCCCGAGCTGGTGATCCGCGAAGGCGAGCCGGTGGCCGAGATCATGGCGCAGGTTCAGGAGGACACCGAGATCGGTGTGCTGGTGCTGGGCGCCAGCGCCGACAAGAAGGGCCCCGGGCCGCTTGTGTCACAATTGTCGAAGAATTCCGGTGGCTTGCCGATCCCGATTACTATCGTGCCAGGTGACCTGAGCAAGGAGCGGCTGGAAGCGATCACCTGA
- the greA gene encoding transcription elongation factor GreA translates to MEKIPMTQDGYDALNAELKQLKSVERPAIIKAISEAREHGDLSENAEYHSAKEKQSFIEGRIKELEGAISLSDVIDPKKLSGPIKFGATVTLVDEDTDEEKSYQIVGEYEANIEKGLLNVKSPIARALIGKEEGDSVEVRTPGGDKAYEVLKVEYI, encoded by the coding sequence ATGGAAAAGATCCCGATGACGCAGGACGGCTATGACGCGCTGAACGCGGAACTGAAACAGCTGAAATCCGTCGAGCGCCCGGCCATCATCAAGGCGATTTCCGAGGCGCGCGAGCATGGCGACCTGTCGGAGAATGCCGAGTATCATTCGGCCAAGGAAAAGCAGTCGTTCATCGAGGGACGTATTAAGGAGCTAGAAGGCGCGATCAGCCTGTCAGACGTGATCGACCCCAAGAAGCTGTCCGGCCCGATAAAGTTCGGCGCCACCGTGACGCTGGTGGACGAGGATACGGACGAGGAAAAGTCCTATCAGATCGTGGGCGAATACGAGGCCAATATCGAAAAGGGCCTGCTGAACGTAAAATCGCCTATCGCGCGGGCTTTGATTGGCAAGGAAGAAGGCGATAGCGTAGAAGTGCGCACGCCCGGTGGCGACAAGGCCTACGAAGTGCTGAAGGTCGAATATATCTGA
- a CDS encoding electron transfer flavoprotein-ubiquinone oxidoreductase: protein MTQVEREAMEYDVVIVGAGPAGLSAAIRLKQLDPEREVVVLEKGSEVGAHILSGAVLDPCGLDALIPDWKEKGAPLNVPVKEDNFFMLGEAGKVRIPNFPMPPLMNNHGNYIVSMGNVCRWMAEQAEALGVEIFPGMACSEIVYGENGEVKGVVAGEFGKNADGTPGPGYEPGMELHGKYVFLGEGVRGSLSKEVIAKYDLSKGKEPQKYGLGMKEIWEIDPEKHREGTVTHTMGWPLGKNAGGGSFIYHLDNNQVYVGFVVHLNYKNPHLYPYMEFQRFKHHPVVADLLKGGKRVAYGARAISEGGYQSMPKMVAPGVALLGCSVGMVNVPRIKGNHNAMLSGKAAAEAAHEAIEAGRASDELSNYEDEVRNGAIGADLKKVRNVKPLWSKYGLTASLTLGGLDMWTNTLGFSFFGTLGHGKNDAEATEPASKHAEIDYPKPDGKLSFDRLTNVSFSMTNHEESQPAHLKLKDPNVPVEVNLPKYAGPSARYCPAGVYEFVEKDGEQQFVINFQNCVHCKTCDIKDPAQNINWTTPQGGDGPNYPNM, encoded by the coding sequence ATGACCCAAGTCGAACGCGAAGCCATGGAATACGACGTCGTGATCGTCGGCGCGGGGCCCGCAGGCCTGAGCGCCGCGATCCGCCTGAAACAGCTCGACCCCGAGCGCGAGGTCGTCGTGCTGGAAAAAGGCTCCGAAGTGGGCGCGCATATCCTGTCGGGCGCGGTGCTCGATCCCTGCGGTCTCGACGCCCTCATCCCCGACTGGAAGGAAAAAGGCGCGCCGCTCAACGTCCCGGTGAAAGAGGACAATTTCTTCATGCTGGGCGAGGCGGGCAAGGTCCGCATCCCCAACTTCCCGATGCCGCCGCTGATGAACAACCACGGCAACTATATCGTCTCGATGGGCAATGTCTGCCGCTGGATGGCCGAACAGGCCGAGGCCTTGGGTGTCGAGATCTTCCCCGGCATGGCCTGCTCGGAAATCGTCTATGGCGAGAACGGCGAGGTAAAGGGCGTCGTGGCCGGCGAATTCGGCAAGAACGCCGACGGCACCCCCGGCCCTGGCTATGAGCCGGGCATGGAACTGCACGGTAAGTACGTGTTCCTGGGCGAAGGCGTGCGCGGGTCGCTCTCCAAGGAGGTCATCGCGAAATACGACCTTTCCAAAGGCAAGGAGCCGCAGAAATACGGCCTCGGAATGAAGGAAATCTGGGAAATCGACCCGGAAAAGCATCGCGAAGGCACCGTCACCCACACGATGGGCTGGCCCTTGGGCAAGAACGCGGGCGGTGGCTCGTTCATCTACCACCTCGACAACAACCAGGTCTACGTCGGCTTCGTGGTGCACCTGAACTACAAGAACCCGCACCTCTACCCTTACATGGAATTCCAGCGGTTCAAGCATCACCCGGTGGTGGCCGACCTGCTCAAGGGCGGCAAGCGCGTCGCCTACGGCGCCCGCGCCATTTCCGAGGGCGGGTACCAGTCGATGCCCAAGATGGTCGCGCCCGGCGTCGCCCTTCTGGGCTGTTCCGTCGGCATGGTCAACGTGCCGCGCATCAAGGGCAACCACAATGCCATGCTGTCGGGCAAGGCCGCGGCCGAAGCCGCGCACGAAGCCATCGAGGCCGGCCGCGCCAGCGACGAGTTGTCGAATTACGAGGACGAAGTGCGCAACGGCGCCATCGGCGCGGATCTGAAAAAGGTCCGCAACGTCAAACCCCTGTGGTCCAAGTACGGCCTCACCGCCTCGCTCACGCTGGGCGGCCTCGACATGTGGACCAACACGCTGGGCTTTTCCTTTTTCGGCACGCTGGGCCACGGCAAGAACGACGCCGAGGCGACCGAACCGGCCAGCAAGCACGCCGAAATCGACTATCCCAAGCCCGACGGCAAGCTCAGCTTCGACCGGCTGACCAATGTCAGCTTCTCGATGACCAACCACGAGGAAAGCCAGCCTGCCCACCTCAAGCTGAAGGACCCGAATGTTCCGGTCGAGGTGAACCTGCCCAAATATGCCGGTCCCTCGGCCCGCTACTGCCCGGCGGGGGTCTACGAATTCGTGGAAAAGGACGGCGAGCAACAGTTCGTCATCAACTTCCAGAACTGCGTCCATTGCAAGACCTGCGATATCAAGGACCCGGCCCAGAACATCAACTGGACCACGCCACAGGGCGGCGACGGGCCCAATTATCCCAATATGTAA
- a CDS encoding tetratricopeptide repeat protein produces MKILTAGAIAAILQGIALPALADINVGAYLAARQARYQNDFDAAAQYYTQALTRDASNPVILESTAIAFMALGEIDRAVPVARQIEEQELQSQVAFMALIAEDVAAGNHDAVIERIEAGKGVGQLADGLVMAWTELARGDVDAALARFNDVSEERGLKNFALYHKALALASVGDFEAAEAIFSGGEDDAPLQRTRRGTRAWATVLSQLERNDEAIALLDDAFGPNADPQILALRAELETGLPVAFDMISGPKDGVAEVFFSIGQALLGDMGDDYILLYARVAQYLNPDHVDSILMSAELLESLERYELATQTYKSVPRDHPSFTAAEMGRAEALRRADKMDAAIEVLEQLRDSHPELPMVHVAAADLYRQSEEYDKAVTAYDDAIDLLGEAQPGHWFVYYARAISHERQDEWPEAEADFRKALELNPEHPQVLNYLGYSLVEKQQKLDEALDMIERAVEAQPESGYIVDSLGWVLYRLGRYEEAIGHMERAAELMPVDPVVNDHLGDVLWAVGREIEAQFQWRRALSFVDKENPSPDVDPDRIRRKLEVGLDVVLQEEGSPPLEVADDGG; encoded by the coding sequence GTGAAAATCCTGACCGCAGGCGCCATCGCCGCGATTCTGCAGGGCATCGCGTTGCCCGCACTGGCCGATATCAATGTAGGGGCCTACCTCGCGGCCCGGCAGGCCCGCTACCAGAACGACTTTGACGCCGCCGCGCAGTATTACACCCAGGCGCTGACCCGCGACGCCAGCAACCCCGTCATCCTCGAAAGCACCGCCATTGCCTTCATGGCGCTGGGCGAGATCGACCGCGCCGTGCCCGTCGCCCGCCAGATCGAGGAACAGGAGCTGCAAAGCCAGGTCGCCTTCATGGCCCTCATCGCCGAGGACGTGGCCGCCGGCAATCATGACGCCGTGATCGAACGGATCGAGGCCGGCAAGGGCGTGGGCCAACTGGCCGATGGCCTCGTGATGGCCTGGACCGAACTCGCCCGCGGCGATGTGGACGCCGCTCTCGCGCGGTTCAATGACGTATCCGAAGAACGCGGCCTGAAGAATTTCGCCCTTTATCACAAGGCGCTTGCCCTCGCCTCCGTTGGCGATTTCGAGGCCGCCGAAGCTATCTTTTCCGGCGGTGAAGACGACGCCCCCCTGCAGCGCACCCGCCGTGGCACCCGCGCCTGGGCCACGGTGCTCAGCCAACTGGAGCGCAACGACGAAGCCATCGCCCTTCTGGATGACGCTTTCGGCCCCAATGCAGACCCTCAAATCCTCGCCCTCCGGGCCGAGCTTGAAACCGGGCTGCCCGTGGCCTTCGACATGATCTCCGGTCCAAAAGACGGCGTCGCCGAGGTGTTCTTTTCCATCGGCCAGGCCTTGCTGGGCGACATGGGCGACGACTATATCCTGCTTTACGCCCGCGTGGCGCAGTACCTGAACCCCGACCATGTCGATTCAATCCTGATGTCGGCGGAACTGCTGGAATCGCTGGAACGCTACGAGCTGGCCACCCAGACCTACAAGAGTGTCCCGCGCGATCATCCGTCCTTCACCGCTGCCGAGATGGGCCGCGCCGAGGCGCTGCGCCGCGCCGACAAGATGGACGCCGCCATCGAGGTGCTGGAACAGCTGCGCGACTCGCACCCCGAACTGCCCATGGTGCATGTCGCAGCCGCGGACCTTTATCGCCAGAGTGAAGAGTACGACAAAGCGGTTACGGCTTACGACGACGCCATCGACCTTCTGGGCGAAGCGCAGCCGGGACATTGGTTCGTCTACTACGCCCGCGCTATCAGCCACGAACGGCAGGATGAATGGCCCGAGGCCGAGGCCGATTTCCGCAAGGCGCTGGAACTGAACCCCGAACATCCGCAGGTTCTGAACTACCTCGGCTATTCGCTGGTTGAGAAACAGCAAAAGCTGGACGAGGCGCTCGACATGATCGAACGCGCCGTCGAGGCGCAGCCCGAGTCCGGCTACATCGTCGACAGCCTCGGCTGGGTCCTTTACCGGCTGGGCCGCTACGAGGAAGCCATTGGTCACATGGAACGCGCCGCCGAGTTGATGCCGGTGGACCCGGTGGTCAACGACCACCTCGGCGACGTCCTTTGGGCCGTGGGCCGCGAGATCGAGGCGCAGTTCCAGTGGCGGCGCGCCCTGTCCTTCGTGGACAAGGAAAACCCGTCGCCCGATGTGGATCCCGACCGCATACGTCGCAAGCTCGAAGTCGGCCTGGACGTTGTCCTGCAGGAAGAAGGCTCGCCCCCGCTGGAGGTCGCGGATGACGGCGGCTGA
- a CDS encoding 4-(cytidine 5'-diphospho)-2-C-methyl-D-erythritol kinase, which yields MTAAEGFAPAKINLTLHITGQRDDGMHLLDSLVMFADVGDHVTVALSDTPHLSLSGPMSKGVPDGPDNLVMKAADLMGVSADIKLDKVLPHAAGLGGGSSDAAATLRVLSRLTDTPMPADVTPLGADVPVCLGNSAARMQGIGEKIDTAHDLPCLNAVLINPGVPMRTPDVFAAVGQKNNTPMPPEIPANLSAIEFIDWLRGMRNDLEYAAIGQTPVIAQVLGALSVTAGCRMARMTGSGSSCFGLYTGEETARAAEGRLKEENPGWWVTATRLNAHP from the coding sequence ATGACGGCGGCTGAGGGCTTCGCCCCGGCCAAGATCAACCTGACGCTGCACATCACCGGGCAGCGTGACGACGGCATGCACCTGCTCGACTCGCTGGTCATGTTCGCCGATGTGGGCGATCACGTGACGGTCGCGCTGTCCGACACGCCGCACCTTTCGCTCAGCGGCCCAATGTCCAAGGGCGTGCCGGACGGGCCCGACAACCTCGTTATGAAAGCCGCCGACCTGATGGGGGTCAGCGCCGATATCAAGCTCGACAAGGTTCTGCCCCATGCTGCGGGTCTTGGCGGCGGCTCGTCGGACGCAGCCGCCACCCTGCGCGTGCTGTCGCGCCTGACCGACACGCCCATGCCCGCCGACGTCACTCCCTTGGGTGCTGACGTGCCCGTGTGCCTTGGCAACAGCGCCGCGCGGATGCAAGGGATCGGCGAAAAAATCGACACGGCACACGACCTGCCCTGCCTGAACGCGGTCCTGATCAATCCCGGCGTGCCCATGCGCACGCCCGACGTCTTTGCCGCCGTCGGTCAGAAGAACAACACGCCGATGCCCCCGGAAATCCCGGCAAACCTCAGCGCGATCGAATTCATCGACTGGCTTCGTGGCATGCGCAACGATCTGGAGTATGCGGCGATCGGGCAGACGCCCGTCATCGCGCAAGTGCTGGGCGCACTCAGCGTCACGGCGGGCTGCCGCATGGCCCGCATGACCGGCTCCGGCAGCAGCTGTTTCGGCCTATACACCGGCGAGGAAACCGCCCGCGCCGCCGAGGGCCGCCTGAAAGAGGAAAATCCGGGTTGGTGGGTCACCGCCACCCGGCTCAATGCGCACCCCTGA
- a CDS encoding polyprenyl synthetase family protein, whose product MGLDHAATKPHEALASHLQGKLDEVNTLIRERMASRHAPRIPEVTAHLVEAGGKRLRPMLTLAAADLCGYGGGDDVKLAATVEFIHTATLLHDDVVDESAQRRGRPTANLLFDNKSSVLTGDYLFARAFQLMVETGSLTVLDILSNAAATIAEGEVLQLTAARNLKTDEGIYLQVVRGKTAALFSAATEVGGVIVGAPEAQVKALYAYGDALGIAFQIVDDLLDYQGDAKATGKNVGDDFRERKLTLPVIKAVALADESERAFWARTIEKGDQREGDLDEALRLLNKHGTLEATRDDALEWTTKANAAMEQLPEHPVRDMLLALSDYVVARIR is encoded by the coding sequence ATGGGACTGGACCACGCCGCTACCAAACCGCACGAAGCGCTGGCCTCGCATCTGCAGGGCAAGCTGGACGAGGTGAATACCCTGATCCGCGAGCGGATGGCGTCGCGCCACGCGCCGCGTATTCCGGAAGTGACGGCGCATCTGGTCGAGGCAGGCGGCAAGCGGTTGCGACCCATGCTGACGCTGGCTGCGGCGGATCTGTGCGGATATGGCGGCGGCGATGACGTGAAACTGGCCGCGACGGTGGAGTTCATCCATACCGCGACGCTGTTGCACGACGACGTGGTGGACGAAAGCGCGCAGCGGCGCGGGCGGCCCACGGCGAACCTGCTTTTCGACAATAAATCCAGCGTGTTGACAGGCGACTACCTGTTCGCGCGGGCATTCCAGTTGATGGTCGAGACCGGGTCGCTGACGGTACTGGACATCCTGTCGAACGCGGCGGCGACGATTGCCGAGGGCGAGGTGCTGCAACTGACCGCGGCGCGGAACTTGAAGACGGACGAGGGTATCTACCTGCAGGTCGTGCGCGGTAAGACCGCCGCGTTGTTCTCGGCCGCGACCGAGGTGGGTGGCGTGATTGTCGGAGCGCCGGAGGCGCAGGTGAAGGCGCTATATGCCTATGGCGACGCGCTGGGCATCGCGTTCCAGATCGTCGATGATCTGCTGGATTATCAGGGCGACGCCAAGGCCACGGGCAAGAACGTGGGCGATGATTTCCGCGAGCGCAAGCTGACCCTGCCGGTAATCAAGGCGGTGGCGCTGGCAGATGAGAGCGAGCGCGCGTTCTGGGCGCGGACCATCGAGAAGGGTGACCAGCGCGAGGGCGACCTGGACGAGGCGCTTAGGTTGCTGAACAAGCACGGCACGCTGGAGGCGACGCGGGACGACGCGCTGGAGTGGACGACCAAGGCCAACGCGGCGATGGAGCAGCTGCCCGAACATCCGGTGCGGGACATGCTGCTGGCGCTGTCGGATTACGTGGTTGCGCGCATCCGCTAG
- a CDS encoding DUF2007 domain-containing protein, producing MKHLLSTTDPTVMAFAKALLQGEDIDCFELDVNMSILEGGIGIFPRRLMVSEEDYFPARQTLEDNGIEVEALS from the coding sequence ATGAAGCATCTTCTCAGCACCACCGACCCGACCGTGATGGCCTTCGCCAAGGCTCTGCTTCAGGGCGAGGATATAGACTGCTTTGAATTGGACGTAAACATGAGCATCCTCGAAGGCGGCATAGGGATCTTCCCACGCCGCCTGATGGTCAGCGAGGAAGACTACTTTCCCGCCCGCCAGACCCTTGAGGACAACGGGATAGAGGTCGAGGCGCTCTCGTGA
- a CDS encoding tRNA1(Val) (adenine(37)-N6)-methyltransferase — translation MTLETTCDDYLGGRLKILQPRAGYRAGIDPVLLASSIPAKPGETVLDLGCGVGVAGLCLARRVPELQLTGLERQPAYAALAKENGAANALPFEVIEGDLADMPGTLKERQFHHVFANPPYFDRAASTAATDLGREGAVGEDTPLAEWVAAAAKRTRPKGTTTFIQRADRLPELLSHAARHLGSLKLLPLIPRPGRPARLVLLRGKRGGRAAFRLHDGWCLHNGQAHVNDCENYTSATACILRDGGEMPFPD, via the coding sequence GTGACGCTTGAGACCACCTGCGACGATTATCTCGGCGGGAGGCTGAAAATCCTTCAGCCCCGGGCGGGCTATCGCGCCGGCATCGACCCGGTGCTGCTGGCCTCCAGCATCCCCGCCAAGCCGGGCGAAACCGTGCTCGATCTCGGCTGCGGCGTCGGCGTCGCGGGGCTCTGTTTGGCGCGGCGCGTGCCCGAGCTCCAACTGACCGGACTGGAACGTCAGCCTGCCTATGCCGCCCTTGCCAAGGAGAACGGCGCGGCCAACGCCCTGCCCTTCGAGGTGATCGAAGGCGATCTTGCCGACATGCCCGGCACCCTGAAAGAGCGCCAGTTTCACCACGTCTTCGCCAACCCGCCCTATTTCGACCGCGCCGCCAGCACGGCGGCCACCGATCTCGGCCGCGAAGGCGCCGTGGGCGAGGATACTCCTCTCGCCGAATGGGTCGCCGCCGCCGCCAAACGCACCCGGCCCAAGGGCACCACCACCTTCATCCAGCGCGCCGACCGCCTGCCAGAGCTTCTGTCCCACGCCGCGCGCCACCTCGGCAGCCTTAAGCTTCTGCCACTGATTCCCCGTCCCGGACGTCCCGCCAGACTGGTCCTTTTGCGCGGAAAACGCGGCGGACGGGCCGCATTCCGGTTGCATGACGGCTGGTGCCTGCATAATGGGCAAGCGCACGTTAACGATTGCGAAAACTACACGTCGGCAACGGCTTGCATCCTGCGCGACGGCGGGGAAATGCCTTTCCCGGACTGA
- a CDS encoding YdcH family protein, translated as MALSSHVEELKKKHQALSEQVEAAQRAPGTPDTEISSMKKQKLRLKEEIERLTH; from the coding sequence ATGGCATTGAGTTCACATGTCGAGGAACTTAAGAAGAAACACCAGGCTCTCTCGGAACAGGTCGAAGCGGCACAGCGTGCCCCGGGAACGCCCGACACTGAAATCTCAAGCATGAAAAAGCAGAAACTCCGGCTGAAAGAAGAGATTGAACGACTTACCCATTAG
- a CDS encoding transcriptional regulator GcvA has product MSDRLPPLTALRAFESAARHMSFQRAAAELNVTPAALSFQIKSLEEHLGAALFRRLNRAVELTEAGAALAPGCRDGFSALSAAWTATRRGLDNSTLTVTAGPAFTAKWLAPRLYEFAQAHPEIELRFTASLRLMDFVRDEVDVAIRFGHGADKGLYSLPLAEEWVTPMMTPALAERYPTIESLAKAVLIVDQSIDFLDPPTDWAAWFRAVGMPPIEPHGPRFSQGDHAIDAALAGVGVVLGRRALVMKDLMEGRLVAPYGKAVSAGAQFRFVCREGAENKPQIKVFRDWMLAETAKGFETTAKMEMVPLLPA; this is encoded by the coding sequence ATGAGTGACCGCCTGCCTCCGTTGACTGCCTTGCGCGCGTTCGAGTCCGCGGCGCGGCACATGTCCTTTCAGAGGGCGGCGGCGGAATTGAACGTGACACCGGCCGCGCTGTCGTTCCAGATAAAGTCGCTGGAAGAGCATCTGGGGGCCGCGCTGTTCCGGCGGTTGAACCGCGCGGTGGAACTGACCGAGGCGGGGGCTGCGCTGGCGCCGGGCTGCCGTGACGGGTTCTCGGCGCTGTCAGCGGCCTGGACGGCGACCCGGCGGGGGCTCGACAACAGCACGCTGACAGTGACGGCAGGACCGGCCTTTACCGCGAAATGGCTGGCGCCCCGCCTTTACGAATTTGCTCAGGCCCATCCCGAGATCGAGCTGCGGTTCACGGCGTCGCTCCGGCTGATGGACTTCGTCCGCGACGAGGTGGACGTGGCAATCCGGTTCGGCCACGGGGCGGACAAAGGGTTGTATTCGCTGCCGCTGGCCGAGGAATGGGTGACGCCGATGATGACACCCGCGCTGGCCGAACGGTATCCGACGATCGAAAGCCTGGCCAAGGCGGTTCTGATCGTCGACCAGTCGATTGATTTCCTGGACCCGCCGACCGATTGGGCGGCGTGGTTCCGTGCGGTGGGCATGCCGCCAATAGAGCCGCACGGCCCGCGATTTTCGCAAGGGGATCACGCGATCGATGCGGCCTTGGCCGGCGTGGGTGTGGTGCTTGGGCGTCGGGCGCTGGTGATGAAAGACCTGATGGAAGGGCGGTTGGTCGCGCCCTATGGCAAGGCGGTCAGCGCCGGAGCGCAGTTCCGGTTTGTGTGCCGTGAGGGCGCGGAGAATAAGCCACAGATAAAGGTTTTTCGCGACTGGATGCTTGCCGAAACCGCCAAGGGGTTCGAGACGACCGCGAAGATGGAGATGGTACCGCTGTTGCCCGCGTAA